A genomic stretch from Longimicrobium sp. includes:
- a CDS encoding serpin family protein: MRWLKPLSALALVTTLAGCESIFGSGNEEPITRLPRALTQSEQDLIVASNRFGFNLLREVSARDTSSNVFLSPLSASMALGMTMNGARGETFTGMRSTLGFGTMEPAEINASYRSLIDLLLGLDGNVDMRLANSIWVDQQFPLHPAFVESSLQHFDARVTALDFGNPASVNTINGWVDQGTNGKIKQIVEGIDAGVVMYLINAVYFKGSWTQEFDPARTSPAPFHRADGGQHPVQMMFMRDAKVRTVMNDQVQMVDLAYGRGAFSMTLVLPPHGQPLRQWAAGVTDEKWQGWIAQLRDTEMDVSLPRFRLEYDEVLNNTLMALGMGTAFHQVAADFSGMSPLGADLFITNVKQKTFIDVNEKGTEAAAATSVEMGVTSAPPSFRADRPFLVAIRERHSGTILFVGLIGDPRSQ, translated from the coding sequence ATGCGCTGGTTGAAGCCGCTGTCCGCACTCGCCCTCGTGACGACGCTGGCCGGATGTGAATCCATCTTCGGAAGCGGAAACGAGGAGCCCATCACCCGCCTGCCGCGCGCCCTCACCCAGTCGGAGCAGGACCTGATCGTCGCCAGCAACCGCTTCGGGTTCAACCTGCTTCGCGAGGTGAGCGCGCGCGACACGTCGTCCAACGTCTTCCTGTCCCCGCTGAGCGCGTCGATGGCGCTGGGGATGACGATGAACGGCGCGCGCGGCGAAACGTTCACGGGGATGCGCTCCACGCTGGGCTTCGGCACCATGGAGCCGGCGGAGATCAACGCCTCGTACCGCAGCCTGATCGACCTGCTGCTGGGGCTGGACGGCAACGTCGACATGCGCCTGGCCAACAGCATCTGGGTAGACCAGCAGTTTCCGCTGCACCCCGCGTTCGTGGAGTCCAGCCTGCAGCATTTCGACGCGCGGGTCACCGCGCTCGACTTCGGCAACCCCGCCTCGGTGAACACCATCAACGGGTGGGTGGACCAGGGCACCAACGGCAAGATCAAGCAGATCGTCGAGGGCATCGACGCCGGGGTGGTGATGTACCTGATCAACGCCGTGTACTTCAAGGGAAGCTGGACGCAGGAGTTCGATCCGGCGCGCACCAGCCCGGCCCCGTTCCACCGCGCGGACGGCGGCCAGCACCCCGTGCAGATGATGTTCATGCGCGACGCCAAGGTGCGTACCGTGATGAACGACCAGGTGCAGATGGTGGACCTGGCGTACGGACGTGGCGCCTTTTCCATGACGCTGGTTCTGCCCCCCCACGGGCAGCCCCTGCGGCAGTGGGCGGCGGGGGTGACGGACGAGAAGTGGCAGGGGTGGATCGCCCAGCTGCGCGACACCGAGATGGACGTTTCGTTGCCGCGCTTTCGCCTGGAGTACGACGAGGTGCTGAACAACACGCTCATGGCGCTGGGGATGGGCACGGCGTTCCACCAGGTGGCGGCGGACTTCAGCGGGATGTCGCCCCTGGGGGCGGACCTGTTCATCACCAACGTCAAGCAGAAGACGTTCATCGACGTGAACGAGAAGGGCACCGAGGCCGCGGCCGCCACCTCTGTGGAAATGGGGGTGACCAGCGCGCCGCCCTCCTTCCGCGCCGACCGGCCCTTCCTGGTGGCCATCCGCGAGCGGCACAGCGGCACCATCCTGTTCGTGGGCCTGATCGGCGATCCGCGCAGCCAGTGA